The genomic window CACGCTCGGAGTCGCGTCCGGGGATCCGACGCCGGACAGCGTCGTCATCTGGACGCGGCTCGCGCCCGATCCGCTGAACGGCGGCGGAATGCCGCCGTTGCCCGTGCTGGTGCACTGGCGCGTGGCGCTCGACGCGCAGTTGACGCGAGTGGTCACCTACGGCTGGACGATCGCGTGGCCGGGGCTCGCCCACGCGGTTCACGTGGACGTCCGCGGACTCTCTCCGGATCGCTGGTACTACTATCAGTTCATCGCCGGCGCGATGGAAAGTCCCGTCGGCCGGACCAGGACGCTGCCGGCGCGCGGCGCGCCGGTCGATCGATTCCGGTTCGGCGTCGTGTCGTGCCAGAACTGGCAGACCGGCTTCTACTCGGCGTACCGCAACCTGGCGCGTGAAGACCTCGATCTCGTGGTCCATCTTGGCGATTACATCTACGAGTCCGGACCGCGGCCCGGCCCGCGCCAGCACAACGGGCCCGAGGTGCAGAGCCTGAGCGACTATCGCAACCGCTACGCGCTGTACAAGACCGACCCGCACCTGCAGGCGGCGCACGCGGCGTTTCCGTTCTTCGCCGTGCCAGACGATCACGAGGTCGACAACAACTACGCGGGCGCGGTGTCGGAAGACGAGCCCGACGTCGCGGCATTCCTCGCGCGCCGCGCCGCCGCCTACCGCGCCTACTACGAGCACATGCCGCTCAGGATCAGCTCCTTCCCGATCGGTCCCTGGATCCGCTTGTATCGCCGCATCGCGATCGGCGATCTCCTGCAGGTGAACGCGCTGGACACGCGGCAGTTCCGCAGCGATCAGCCGTGCGGCGGCGGTCTGAAGTTTCCGTGCGCCGGGCAGCTCGATCCGGCGCAGACGATGACGG from Vicinamibacterales bacterium includes these protein-coding regions:
- a CDS encoding alkaline phosphatase D family protein; translated protein: MNRREFLHRGVAGGVGLLGTGGPAVAQAYPFTLGVASGDPTPDSVVIWTRLAPDPLNGGGMPPLPVLVHWRVALDAQLTRVVTYGWTIAWPGLAHAVHVDVRGLSPDRWYYYQFIAGAMESPVGRTRTLPARGAPVDRFRFGVVSCQNWQTGFYSAYRNLAREDLDLVVHLGDYIYESGPRPGPRQHNGPEVQSLSDYRNRYALYKTDPHLQAAHAAFPFFAVPDDHEVDNNYAGAVSEDEPDVAAFLARRAAAYRAYYEHMPLRISSFPIGPWIRLYRRIAIGDLLQVNALDTRQFRSDQPCGGGLKFPCAGQLDPAQTMTGEAQEAWLLDQLDRSTARWNVIAQQTMFARFDFLAGPGQLFNMDQWDGYVAARQRITDFLQARRPGNPVVLTGDIHSSWVHDLKADFANPSSATVGTEFVGPSITSEFVPIGIPLVLAALADNPHTKFFDGLFRGYLRCTVDHDAWTTDVRAVPTILTDEADAFTLASFVVADGQPGAVRVT